A stretch of Nonomuraea africana DNA encodes these proteins:
- the gcl gene encoding glyoxylate carboligase, protein MKRIPCMEAVVAVLESEGVDTVFGIPGAAILPLYAALRTSSIRHITVRHEEGGTHAADGWARVTGNVGVSIGTSGPAGTNMITGLYTALADSIPMICVTGQAATDKLHQEAFQAVDIVEIAKPVTKWAVQLKEPAQAPWVFREAFRIARSGRPGPVLIDLPIDVQRGTCLYDPALDAPLPVEVPGPRPSLVRKALEAIRQTKRPIILAGGGVVIGDAAEELRQVAERLRIPVQVTLMGKGAFPEDHALFAGMAGVQTHTRWGNAAFLESDLVLAVGARFGDRHTGDLEVYRKGRTFVHVDIEPTQLGKVFEPDLGIVSHARPFLKSLAEAAREEDVPSKAREKWSRRVATLRESLPRRDDFDDVPIKPPRIFREINDFFGRDTTFVTAIGLYQIWSGQFQKTYLPRRYLVCGQAGPLGWEVPAAMGVKVAHPERQVVAVVGDYSFEFLMEEVAVAAQYRIPFVIVMINNEYLGLIRQAELPYGMNFAVELGGVDHVKVMEAFGCPGRRVEAPGDIRDALAWAAKEAEKERLPVLVEVMVEREANAAMGPALDAIREFEPLPARAAETVDWSD, encoded by the coding sequence ATGAAACGAATCCCCTGCATGGAGGCGGTCGTCGCGGTGCTGGAGTCGGAGGGCGTCGACACCGTCTTCGGCATCCCCGGCGCCGCCATCCTGCCGCTCTACGCGGCGCTGCGCACCAGCTCGATCCGCCACATCACGGTCCGACACGAGGAGGGCGGCACGCACGCGGCCGACGGCTGGGCCAGGGTGACGGGCAACGTCGGCGTCAGCATCGGCACGAGCGGCCCGGCCGGGACGAACATGATCACCGGCCTCTACACCGCGCTGGCGGACTCCATCCCGATGATCTGCGTCACCGGCCAGGCCGCCACGGACAAGCTGCACCAGGAGGCGTTCCAGGCGGTCGACATCGTGGAGATCGCCAAGCCGGTGACGAAATGGGCGGTGCAGCTCAAGGAGCCTGCCCAGGCGCCGTGGGTGTTCCGCGAGGCGTTCAGGATCGCCAGGTCGGGCCGTCCGGGGCCGGTCCTCATCGACCTGCCGATCGACGTGCAGCGCGGCACCTGCCTCTATGACCCCGCGCTGGACGCGCCGCTGCCGGTGGAGGTGCCGGGGCCGCGGCCGAGCCTGGTGCGGAAGGCCCTCGAGGCCATCCGGCAAACCAAACGTCCGATCATCCTGGCCGGCGGAGGGGTGGTGATCGGCGACGCCGCCGAGGAGCTGCGGCAGGTGGCCGAGCGGCTGCGGATCCCCGTCCAGGTGACGCTGATGGGCAAGGGCGCCTTCCCCGAGGACCACGCGCTGTTCGCGGGCATGGCGGGGGTCCAGACGCACACCAGATGGGGCAACGCGGCCTTCCTCGAGAGCGACCTCGTGCTGGCGGTGGGCGCCAGGTTCGGCGACAGGCACACCGGCGATCTGGAGGTCTACCGCAAGGGCCGCACGTTCGTCCACGTCGACATCGAGCCCACCCAGCTCGGCAAGGTCTTCGAGCCCGACCTCGGCATCGTCTCGCACGCCAGGCCGTTCCTGAAGTCCCTCGCCGAGGCGGCGCGGGAGGAGGACGTTCCGTCCAAGGCCAGGGAGAAGTGGTCGCGCAGGGTCGCCACGCTCAGGGAGAGCCTGCCCCGCAGGGACGACTTCGACGACGTGCCGATCAAACCGCCCAGGATCTTCAGGGAGATCAACGACTTCTTCGGCAGGGACACCACCTTCGTCACCGCCATCGGCCTCTACCAGATCTGGTCGGGCCAGTTCCAGAAGACCTACCTGCCCAGGCGCTACCTCGTCTGCGGCCAGGCGGGGCCGTTGGGCTGGGAGGTTCCCGCCGCGATGGGGGTCAAGGTCGCCCACCCCGAACGCCAGGTCGTCGCGGTCGTCGGCGACTACTCCTTCGAGTTCCTGATGGAGGAGGTCGCGGTCGCCGCGCAGTACCGGATCCCGTTCGTCATCGTGATGATCAACAACGAGTACCTGGGGCTGATCAGGCAGGCGGAGCTCCCGTACGGGATGAACTTCGCCGTCGAGCTGGGCGGCGTCGACCACGTGAAGGTCATGGAGGCCTTCGGCTGCCCGGGGCGGCGCGTCGAGGCGCCCGGCGACATCCGCGACGCCCTCGCCTGGGCGGCGAAGGAGGCGGAGAAGGAGCGGCTGCCGGTCCTGGTCGAGGTGATGGTGGAGCGGGAGGCCAACGCCGCCATGGGCCCCGCCCTCGACGCCATCAGGGAGTTCGAGCCGCTGCCCGCCCGCGCCGCCGAAACCGTCGACTGGTCCGACTGA
- a CDS encoding NAD(P)-dependent oxidoreductase — MKIGFIGLGIMGAPMAANLGKAGFEVRGYDLRPEGRTVASVAEAVTGADVVITMLPDSPQVEEVLPEIVEYGGDNLLYIDMSTINPETSMGIAQRLPRALDAPVSGGERGAIEGSLSIMVGGAEADFHAALPVLRAVGRTIVHVGPPGAGQTVKAANQLVVGGTYALVAEAIMLMEASGVDPGKGLDVLAGGLAGSRVLELKRHSMVARDFTPGFRIDLHHKDMGIATAAARQAGLSLPMTALVTQLIAAARAQGHGSLDHSALLKVIERINAA, encoded by the coding sequence ATGAAGATCGGCTTCATCGGTCTCGGCATCATGGGCGCGCCCATGGCCGCGAACCTCGGCAAGGCGGGCTTCGAGGTCCGTGGGTACGACCTCAGACCCGAAGGCAGGACGGTCGCGAGCGTGGCCGAGGCGGTCACGGGCGCCGACGTGGTCATCACGATGCTGCCCGACTCGCCGCAGGTGGAGGAGGTGCTCCCGGAGATCGTCGAGTACGGCGGGGACAACCTTCTCTACATCGACATGAGCACGATAAATCCGGAAACGTCGATGGGGATTGCGCAACGCCTGCCCCGCGCCCTCGACGCGCCCGTCAGCGGCGGAGAGCGGGGCGCGATCGAAGGCAGCCTCTCGATCATGGTGGGCGGCGCCGAGGCGGACTTCCACGCCGCCTTACCCGTCCTGCGGGCCGTCGGCCGGACGATCGTCCACGTCGGCCCGCCCGGCGCCGGCCAGACCGTCAAGGCCGCCAACCAGCTGGTCGTCGGCGGCACCTACGCCCTCGTCGCCGAAGCGATCATGCTGATGGAGGCCTCGGGCGTCGACCCTGGCAAGGGCCTCGACGTGCTGGCGGGCGGGCTGGCCGGCTCCCGCGTCCTGGAGCTCAAACGCCACTCCATGGTGGCCCGCGACTTCACCCCCGGCTTCCGTATCGACCTGCACCACAAGGACATGGGCATCGCCACGGCCGCGGCCAGGCAGGCGGGGCTCTCGCTCCCGATGACGGCCCTCGTCACCCAGCTCATCGCCGCGGCCAGGGCCCAGGGGCACGGCTCGCTCGACCACTCCGCCCTGCTGAAGGTGATCGAAAGGATCAACGCGGCATGA
- a CDS encoding hydroxypyruvate isomerase family protein — MNLSILFTELPLLDRPAAAAAAGFTAVEMWWPFDGPTPPARALRALRSAIEDAGVQLVALNFDAGDMANGDRGVLTQTERFLANVDVAVELAGSLGCRILNALYGNAATGTTETDHAGRRKVAVANLAHAARKAADIGATVVVEALNSHENPRYPLTSSRQAFELIDQVGVDNVKFLADLYHLHRMGEDVLELLDTQAHRFGHVQIADDPGRGYPGSGRMPYREIFSRLGAYARHVGLEYRHEGQGAFDWRNG; from the coding sequence GTGAATCTGAGCATTCTGTTCACTGAGCTGCCCCTCCTCGACCGCCCCGCCGCCGCGGCCGCAGCCGGGTTCACGGCCGTCGAGATGTGGTGGCCGTTCGATGGGCCCACCCCGCCCGCCCGCGCCCTCCGCGCCCTCCGCTCCGCCATCGAGGACGCCGGAGTCCAGCTGGTGGCCTTGAACTTCGACGCGGGCGACATGGCCAACGGCGACAGGGGGGTGCTCACCCAGACCGAGAGGTTCCTGGCCAACGTGGACGTGGCCGTGGAGCTGGCGGGCAGCCTCGGCTGCCGGATCCTCAACGCCCTGTACGGCAACGCCGCGACCGGCACCACCGAGACAGACCATGCCGGTCGGCGGAAGGTAGCGGTCGCCAACCTCGCCCACGCCGCCCGCAAGGCCGCCGACATAGGCGCCACCGTCGTCGTCGAAGCGCTCAACAGCCACGAGAACCCGCGCTACCCCCTCACCTCCTCCCGCCAGGCCTTCGAGCTGATCGACCAGGTCGGCGTGGACAACGTGAAGTTCCTCGCCGACCTCTACCACCTGCACCGCATGGGCGAGGATGTGCTGGAACTCCTCGACACCCAGGCCCACAGGTTCGGCCACGTGCAGATCGCCGACGACCCGGGACGCGGGTACCCGGGCAGCGGACGCATGCCGTACAGGGAGATCTTCAGCAGGCTCGGCGCCTACGCGCGCCACGTCGGGCTGGAGTACCGGCACGAAGGTCAGGGCGCGTTCGACTGGAGGAACGGATGA
- the sucD gene encoding succinate--CoA ligase subunit alpha gives MAIFLTKDSRVLVQGMTGAEGARHTARMLAAGTDVVAGVTPGKGGTSVDFGERRVPVFGTVAEAMAETGADVSVVFVPPRFAGAAVEEAAEAEMPLCVVITEGVPVHDTVRFLAKARRTRIIGPNCPGLISPGQASAGIVPADITGHGRIGLVSKSGTLTYQLMYELRDLGFSTAVGIGGDPVIGTTHIDCLRAFEEDPATDAIVMIGEIGGDAEERAAAFVEANVTKPVVAYVAGFTAPEGKTMGHAGAIVSGSSGTAQAKKSALEAAGVKVGRTPSETARLMRSVLARPTREAS, from the coding sequence ATGGCGATCTTTCTGACCAAGGACAGCAGAGTCCTCGTGCAGGGCATGACCGGCGCGGAGGGCGCGAGGCACACCGCCAGGATGCTGGCGGCGGGCACCGACGTGGTCGCCGGCGTGACCCCGGGCAAGGGCGGCACGTCGGTGGACTTCGGCGAGCGAAGGGTGCCGGTGTTCGGCACGGTGGCCGAGGCGATGGCCGAGACGGGCGCGGACGTGTCGGTGGTGTTCGTGCCGCCGCGCTTCGCCGGGGCCGCGGTGGAGGAGGCGGCCGAGGCGGAGATGCCTCTCTGTGTGGTGATCACCGAGGGTGTGCCCGTCCACGACACGGTGCGGTTCCTGGCCAAGGCGCGCCGTACGAGGATCATCGGACCGAACTGTCCCGGACTCATCAGCCCGGGGCAGGCGTCGGCGGGGATCGTCCCCGCGGACATCACCGGGCACGGGCGGATCGGGCTGGTGTCGAAGTCGGGCACGCTGACCTACCAGCTGATGTACGAGCTGCGGGATCTCGGGTTCTCGACGGCGGTGGGCATCGGCGGCGATCCCGTGATCGGGACCACGCACATCGACTGCCTCCGGGCGTTCGAGGAGGACCCGGCCACGGACGCGATCGTGATGATCGGGGAGATCGGCGGCGACGCGGAGGAGCGGGCGGCGGCGTTCGTCGAGGCCAACGTGACCAAGCCGGTTGTGGCGTACGTGGCGGGGTTCACGGCCCCGGAGGGCAAGACGATGGGGCACGCGGGGGCGATCGTGTCGGGCTCGTCGGGGACGGCGCAGGCCAAGAAATCGGCGTTGGAGGCCGCGGGGGTCAAGGTCGGCAGGACCCCTTCGGAAACCGCCCGCCTCATGAGGTCGGTCCTCGCCCGCCCCACAAGGGAGGCCTCATGA
- the sucC gene encoding ADP-forming succinate--CoA ligase subunit beta: MDLYEYQAKELFRRHGVPVPRGGVAATPDEARAIAAELGTPVVIKAQVKTGGRGKAGGVRPAPGPAAAHEQAGRILGMDIKGHIAHTVLVEEATVPFEEYYAAFLVDRANGCLLAMASTEGGMEIEDVAATRPEALVKVAIDPLAGVDGALLARRSGLPEAAGPVLERLWRVMDEEGALLVEVNPLACTTDQRIVALDGKITLDDNALFRHDGSSHGEGACLVAEWAGGEHQGEGLEARARRRGLNYVKLDGQVGIVGNGAGLVMSTLDVVAQAGAGPANFLDIGGGASAKVMADGLEIILSDPDVRSVLVNVFGGITTCDAVATGIVSALELLGERGATRPIVVRLDGNNAEVGRRILSDARHPAVRQVSTMDGAAELAARLAKAGA; the protein is encoded by the coding sequence ATGGACCTGTACGAGTACCAGGCGAAGGAACTCTTCAGACGGCACGGTGTCCCCGTACCGCGCGGCGGGGTGGCTGCCACCCCTGACGAGGCGCGGGCGATCGCGGCGGAGCTGGGTACCCCAGTTGTCATCAAGGCGCAGGTCAAGACCGGAGGCCGGGGCAAGGCCGGAGGCGTACGGCCGGCACCGGGCCCGGCCGCGGCGCACGAGCAGGCGGGACGCATCCTCGGCATGGACATCAAGGGACACATCGCGCACACCGTCCTCGTGGAGGAGGCGACGGTGCCCTTCGAGGAGTACTACGCGGCCTTCCTCGTCGACAGGGCGAACGGTTGTCTCCTCGCAATGGCGTCCACCGAGGGCGGCATGGAGATCGAGGACGTCGCTGCGACCAGGCCTGAGGCGCTGGTCAAGGTGGCGATCGACCCCCTTGCCGGGGTGGATGGAGCGCTGCTCGCCCGCCGTTCGGGACTGCCCGAGGCGGCGGGGCCGGTCCTGGAGCGGCTGTGGCGGGTGATGGACGAGGAGGGCGCCCTGCTCGTCGAGGTCAACCCCCTCGCCTGCACCACCGACCAGCGCATCGTCGCCCTCGACGGCAAGATCACGTTGGACGACAACGCCCTGTTCAGACACGACGGCTCTTCCCACGGCGAGGGCGCATGCCTCGTGGCGGAGTGGGCCGGCGGGGAGCACCAAGGGGAGGGGCTCGAGGCCAGGGCGCGGCGGCGCGGACTCAACTACGTCAAGCTCGACGGCCAGGTCGGCATCGTCGGGAACGGCGCGGGACTGGTGATGAGCACGCTGGACGTCGTCGCCCAGGCAGGTGCGGGGCCCGCGAATTTCCTCGACATCGGCGGTGGCGCGTCAGCGAAGGTGATGGCCGATGGCCTGGAGATCATCCTGTCCGATCCCGACGTCCGTTCCGTGCTGGTGAACGTCTTCGGCGGGATCACGACCTGCGACGCGGTGGCCACGGGGATCGTCTCGGCGCTCGAGCTCCTGGGTGAGCGGGGCGCGACGCGGCCGATCGTCGTCCGGCTGGACGGCAACAACGCGGAGGTCGGGCGGCGCATCCTCAGCGACGCCCGGCATCCGGCCGTGCGCCAGGTCTCCACGATGGACGGCGCCGCGGAGCTGGCCGCCCGGCTGGCCAAGGCGGGCGCGTGA
- a CDS encoding MFS transporter — MRAQVAESPSPHRREADDPGPRSRTAEEREPRASDADGRGPRTRTIEDRTPHTRDPHTRTAEDGVPLRGGSDGHGVRIRLVLGAGAGLSGIGLVTVAVSEELWALLLGFSLLGGVGGGLVYGVCSRLVAGWYPERSAARVGYVTGAFGYGALPLAVVAGATAAGGDGPWAVQVAFAVCAVVAVVAIGLAARFVRLAPRRWWPATVDPRKHALDATQLRRTPPAVREFTPGQALRTPALAVLVGILLCAGTISIFDVVMVAALGEWPALALLIALNGAGRSGAMRVSEVLGRRRTLALVLAVLGVGQVVLASGSIMGGAVVAGLGGGAFYPLVAALVREYFGEERVSEIHGVVYSAKALAGIAGVGLAGVILAGSALLGGTGTHGGSPSPGGNSVIGGGGPVRGTVLMPDLLSGVGHLGGAGLGGIGLLAGCVAFGAAAASLRLRVPGRPVTIPV, encoded by the coding sequence ATGCGGGCACAGGTGGCAGAGAGCCCCTCGCCTCACAGGCGTGAAGCCGACGACCCCGGGCCCCGGTCACGGACAGCCGAAGAGAGGGAACCCCGGGCGAGCGACGCCGATGGTCGAGGACCGCGCACGCGGACGATCGAAGACCGCACGCCCCACACGCGAGACCCCCACACGCGGACCGCCGAGGACGGGGTGCCCCTCAGGGGTGGGTCCGATGGGCATGGGGTGCGGATTCGGCTGGTGTTGGGGGCGGGGGCCGGTTTGAGTGGGATCGGGTTGGTCACTGTGGCCGTCAGTGAGGAGCTCTGGGCGCTGCTCCTTGGCTTCTCGTTGCTGGGTGGCGTCGGTGGCGGGCTGGTGTATGGCGTATGCAGTCGGCTGGTCGCCGGTTGGTATCCGGAGAGGTCGGCGGCCCGGGTGGGCTATGTGACCGGGGCGTTCGGATATGGAGCGCTTCCCCTCGCGGTGGTCGCCGGTGCGACGGCTGCCGGTGGTGACGGGCCTTGGGCGGTGCAGGTGGCTTTCGCGGTGTGTGCGGTGGTGGCCGTGGTGGCGATCGGGCTGGCGGCCCGGTTCGTACGGCTGGCGCCGCGCCGGTGGTGGCCCGCGACGGTCGACCCCAGGAAGCACGCCCTGGACGCCACACAGTTGCGGAGGACACCTCCCGCGGTACGCGAGTTCACGCCCGGACAGGCGCTGCGGACTCCCGCCTTGGCCGTCCTGGTGGGGATCCTGCTCTGTGCCGGGACGATCTCCATCTTCGACGTCGTGATGGTGGCGGCCCTGGGGGAATGGCCGGCGCTCGCGCTCCTGATCGCACTGAACGGGGCGGGGCGGTCCGGTGCGATGAGGGTCTCCGAGGTGCTGGGGCGGCGGCGGACCCTTGCGCTGGTGCTTGCGGTGCTCGGGGTCGGCCAGGTGGTGCTGGCGAGCGGCTCGATCATGGGGGGCGCGGTGGTGGCGGGCCTGGGCGGGGGCGCGTTCTATCCGCTGGTGGCCGCCCTGGTGCGGGAGTACTTCGGTGAGGAGCGGGTGAGCGAGATCCACGGCGTGGTCTACAGCGCCAAGGCGTTGGCCGGTATCGCGGGTGTCGGTCTCGCGGGAGTGATCCTGGCGGGATCGGCCTTGCTGGGCGGGACCGGCACGCATGGGGGCAGCCCCTCGCCAGGCGGAAACAGTGTGATCGGTGGAGGCGGCCCGGTGCGGGGAACGGTACTGATGCCTGATCTGCTCAGCGGGGTCGGCCATCTCGGCGGGGCCGGGCTGGGTGGGATCGGTCTGCTGGCCGGGTGCGTGGCGTTCGGGGCGGCGGCGGCGAGCCTGCGGTTGCGGGTGCCCGGCAGGCCCGTCACGATCCCCGTCTGA
- a CDS encoding MerR family transcriptional regulator: protein MRIGELAAQAGMTKDTIRFYEKVGLVTARRLANGYRDFPPETVAWLHYVRTAQTLGFSLAEIARHGEELHDAPDSAERLSALFEEKIHVIDARMGELAALRAELTARVGTGCPLRAVGQAV from the coding sequence ATGCGCATCGGAGAGTTGGCCGCGCAAGCGGGGATGACCAAGGACACCATCCGGTTCTACGAGAAGGTCGGCCTCGTCACAGCTCGACGGCTGGCCAACGGCTATCGCGACTTCCCGCCCGAGACAGTGGCCTGGCTGCACTACGTCCGCACCGCGCAGACGCTCGGGTTCTCACTGGCGGAGATCGCACGGCACGGCGAGGAACTGCACGACGCGCCGGACTCCGCGGAAAGGCTGTCCGCGCTGTTCGAGGAGAAGATCCACGTCATCGACGCGCGCATGGGCGAGCTCGCCGCCCTACGGGCCGAGCTCACAGCGCGGGTCGGCACCGGATGCCCCCTGCGGGCGGTCGGCCAAGCCGTCTGA
- a CDS encoding class II glutamine amidotransferase translates to MLYRPEPSLIDQSLRSRMGVQTTNGDGFGVGWYTGDIATPAIFRDTGPAWNNRNLREIANHVRSPLFFAHIRSSTGTAVQQTNCHPFRHGRWLWMHNGVVAGFERLRRELCMAVDPALFSRIEGTTDSEVMFYLALTFGLDDDPPGAVGRMAGLVEQLGHDNDVEFPLQMTVATSNGERVWVFRYSSRRESRTLFYSSSVESLRALYPDVAWLRGLSGDTRLVVSEPLGDLPGAWNELPESSYGVIPPNGELLAGFNVAQLT, encoded by the coding sequence GTGCTGTACCGTCCGGAGCCGTCGCTGATCGACCAGAGTCTGCGCTCCCGGATGGGCGTGCAGACGACGAACGGCGACGGGTTCGGCGTCGGCTGGTACACCGGTGACATCGCCACTCCGGCGATCTTCCGGGACACCGGCCCGGCGTGGAACAACCGCAACCTGCGGGAGATCGCCAACCATGTCCGCTCGCCGCTGTTCTTCGCCCACATCCGCTCGTCGACCGGCACGGCGGTGCAGCAGACCAACTGCCACCCGTTCCGTCACGGACGCTGGTTGTGGATGCACAACGGCGTGGTCGCAGGCTTCGAGCGGCTCCGGCGGGAGCTGTGCATGGCCGTCGACCCCGCGCTGTTCTCCCGCATCGAGGGCACGACGGACTCGGAGGTGATGTTCTACCTGGCGCTGACGTTCGGCCTGGACGACGATCCGCCGGGGGCCGTGGGCCGGATGGCCGGCCTGGTCGAGCAGCTCGGCCATGACAACGACGTCGAGTTCCCGCTGCAGATGACGGTCGCGACGTCGAACGGCGAGCGGGTGTGGGTTTTCCGCTACTCCAGCCGGCGCGAGTCGCGCACGCTGTTCTACAGTTCCAGCGTCGAGTCCCTGCGCGCGCTGTACCCCGATGTCGCGTGGCTGCGCGGGCTGTCGGGAGACACGCGCCTGGTCGTGTCCGAGCCGCTCGGCGACCTGCCGGGAGCCTGGAACGAACTCCCGGAGAGCAGCTACGGCGTCATCCCGCCCAACGGCGAGCTGCTGGCCGGGTTCAACGTCGCGCAGCTGACCTGA
- a CDS encoding GntR family transcriptional regulator has product MLQSDSGAAAKIPRPVPLRESVFEALLELIVSGQLRPGQHLVESELAELLGVSRQPVREALQLLSGEGWVDLHPGQGAFVHSPSVEEADQLLAVRALLETESARLAARHADEEGVAALRRLCARGASAAHAEDTDTAVAANSELHALITALSGNKVLAELAAQVARRVRWYHTPVARQRGLTSWREHEDLIDAIADGNEEMAAQIMREHTEHTRVSYLEQRKNQPEEPAPQPVRRRRMRAAPGR; this is encoded by the coding sequence ATGTTGCAGTCTGATTCGGGGGCGGCGGCCAAGATTCCGCGTCCCGTGCCGCTCAGGGAGAGCGTGTTCGAAGCGCTGCTCGAGCTCATCGTGTCCGGGCAGCTTCGGCCCGGGCAGCATCTGGTCGAGAGCGAGCTGGCCGAGTTGCTCGGGGTGTCGCGGCAGCCGGTGCGCGAGGCGTTGCAGCTGCTCAGCGGCGAAGGATGGGTGGATCTGCATCCGGGCCAGGGGGCCTTCGTGCATTCGCCCAGTGTCGAGGAGGCCGACCAGCTGCTCGCCGTACGAGCGCTGCTGGAGACGGAGTCCGCGCGGCTGGCCGCGCGGCACGCGGACGAGGAGGGCGTGGCCGCGCTGCGCAGGCTGTGCGCGCGGGGAGCCTCGGCGGCTCACGCGGAGGACACCGACACGGCGGTGGCGGCCAACTCCGAGTTGCACGCGTTGATCACGGCGCTGTCGGGCAACAAGGTGCTGGCCGAGCTCGCGGCACAGGTGGCGCGCCGGGTGCGGTGGTATCACACGCCGGTGGCGAGACAGCGGGGGCTCACCTCGTGGCGGGAGCACGAGGATCTGATCGACGCCATCGCCGACGGGAACGAGGAGATGGCGGCGCAGATCATGCGGGAGCACACCGAGCACACGAGGGTGTCGTACCTGGAGCAGCGCAAGAACCAGCCGGAGGAGCCGGCGCCCCAGCCGGTACGGCGACGCCGCATGCGGGCGGCACCGGGGAGATAG
- a CDS encoding TerC family protein, with the protein MNLPPWIWLATIAGFVLVLAVDFYLVARNPREPSFKECVGWVTFYVALAGVFGAGLLLLSGPARGGEFFAGWITEYSLSVDNLFVFLLIMSRFRVPMRYRQKVLLVGIVVALLMRGVFIALGAEAVARFDWLFYVFGAFLVYTAWKLISTSSDSSSEEFAENAVIRATRRLLPTTSAYHGASLTVRLDGRRMVTPMLIVMVAIGTTDLLFALDSIPAIFGLTKDPYLVFTANAFALMGLRQLFFLIGGLLDRLVYLSKGLSVVLAFIGVKLVLEALHHDGVTWAPEIPILVSLGVIVGTLAVTTVASLVKSSSSGPSPGSSAASSGASSSSSSSSSSEGERR; encoded by the coding sequence GTGAACCTGCCTCCCTGGATCTGGCTGGCCACGATCGCGGGGTTCGTGCTCGTGCTGGCCGTCGACTTCTACCTGGTGGCCCGCAACCCCCGCGAGCCGTCGTTCAAGGAGTGCGTCGGCTGGGTGACGTTCTACGTCGCCCTCGCGGGGGTCTTCGGCGCGGGGCTCCTGCTGCTGTCGGGGCCCGCGCGCGGCGGGGAGTTCTTCGCCGGATGGATCACCGAGTACTCCCTCAGCGTCGACAACCTCTTCGTCTTCCTGCTGATCATGAGCAGGTTCCGGGTGCCGATGCGGTACCGGCAGAAGGTGCTGCTGGTCGGGATCGTGGTGGCGCTGCTCATGCGGGGCGTCTTCATCGCCCTGGGCGCGGAGGCGGTCGCCCGCTTCGACTGGCTCTTCTACGTCTTCGGCGCCTTCCTCGTCTACACCGCGTGGAAGCTGATCTCCACCTCCTCGGACTCCTCGTCGGAGGAGTTCGCGGAGAACGCGGTGATCAGGGCGACGCGGCGGCTGCTGCCGACGACCTCTGCCTATCACGGGGCGTCCTTGACGGTACGGCTGGACGGCCGGCGCATGGTGACCCCGATGCTGATCGTCATGGTCGCCATCGGGACCACGGACCTGCTGTTCGCCCTCGACTCGATCCCGGCGATCTTCGGGCTGACGAAGGATCCCTACCTGGTCTTCACCGCGAACGCGTTCGCGCTGATGGGACTCAGGCAGCTGTTCTTCCTGATCGGCGGGCTGCTGGACCGGCTCGTGTACCTCAGCAAGGGACTGTCGGTGGTGCTGGCGTTCATCGGGGTCAAGCTGGTGCTGGAGGCGCTGCATCACGACGGGGTGACGTGGGCGCCCGAGATCCCGATCCTGGTGTCGTTGGGGGTCATCGTGGGGACGCTGGCGGTGACAACGGTGGCCAGCTTGGTGAAGTCGTCCTCGTCGGGGCCTTCCCCAGGTTCGTCAGCGGCCTCCTCGGGGGCCTCGTCCTCTTCGTCGTCCTCGTCCTCTTCTGAGGGCGAGCGGCGCTGA